One window of the Zea mays cultivar B73 chromosome 3, Zm-B73-REFERENCE-NAM-5.0, whole genome shotgun sequence genome contains the following:
- the LOC100283774 gene encoding vacuolar sorting protein 4b isoform X2 encodes MYSNFKEQAIEYVKQAVQEDNAGNYVKAFPLYMNALEYFKTHLKYEKNPKIKEAITAKFTEYLRRAEEIRAVLDEGGAGPGANGGDAAVATRPKTKGKDGDGGNGGDDSEQSKLRAGLNSAIITEKPNIKWNDVAGLESAKQALQEAVILPVKFPQFFTGKRRPWRAFLLYGPPGTGKSYLAKAVATEADSTFFSISSSDLVSKWMGESEKLVANLFQMARENAPSIIFIDEIDSLCGQRGEGNESEASRRIKTELLVQMQGVGHNDDKVLVLAATNTPYALDQAVRRRFDKRIYIPLPDLKARQHMFKVHLGDTPHSLTESDFESLARRTDGFSGSDVAVCVKDVLFEPVRKTQDAMFFFKADGDMWMPCGPKQPGAVQTTMQELASKGLAAKGHFIREGIFWR; translated from the exons ATGTATAGCAACTTCAAGGAGCAGGCGATCGAGTACGTCAAGCAGGCGGTCCAGGAGGACAATGCCGGCAACTACGTCAAGGCGTTCCCTCTCTACATGAACGCGCTCGAGTACTTCAAAACCCACCTCAAGTACGAGAAGAACCCCAAGATCAAGGAGGCCATCACCGCCAAGTTCACCGAGTACCTCCGCCGCGCCGAGGAGATCCGGGCGGTCCTCGATGAGGGCGGCGCAGGGCCTGGGGCCAACGGTGGCGACGCAGCTGTCGCCACGCGCCCCAAGACCAAGGGCAAGGACGGGGACGGAGGCAACGGAGGGGATGACTCCGAGCAGtccaagctgagggcggggctcaACTCCGCCATCATCACCGAGAAGCCCAACATTAAGTGGAACGACGTTGCCGGCCTCGAGAGCGCCAAGCAGGCACTGCAGGAGGCCGTTATATTGCCCGTCAAGTTCCCGCAGTTCTTCACGG GCAAGCGGAGGCCTTGGAGGGCGTTTCTTTTGTATGGCCCCCCAGGAACAGGAAAGTCTTATTTGGCAAAAGCTGTTGCAACCGAGGCTGATTCAACGTTTTTCAG TATATCTTCTTCAGATCTGGTTTCAAAGTGGATGGGTGAAAGTGAGAAATTAGTTGCAAATCTGTTCCAAATGGCTCGGGAAAATGCCCCTTCCATTATCTTCATTGATGAAATTGATTCTTTATGCGGTCAACGTGGAGAAGGCAATGAAAGTGAAGCATCTAGGAGAATTAAGACTGAACTTCTTGTGCAAATGCAG GGTGTTGGTCACAATGATGATAAAGTTCTTGTTCTTGCTGCCACGAATACGCCATATGCTCTGGACCAG GCTGTGCGGCGAAGATTTGACAAGCGTATCTACATTCCGCTACCTGACTTGAAAGCAAGGCAACACATGTTTAAG GTCCATCTCGGGGATACACCACACAGTTTAACTGAAAGTGATTTCGAGAGCTTGGCCCGTCGGACAGACGGGTTTTCTGGTTCTGACGTTGCTGTCTGT GTTAAGGACGTGTTATTTGAACCCGTGCGCAAAACGCAGGACGCCATGTTCTTCTTCAAGGCGGACGGTGACATGTGGATGCCATGTGGACCGAAGCAACCGGGCGCCGTGCAGACCACCATGCAGGAGCTTGCATCCAAAGGCCTCGCTGCGAAG GGCCATTTTATTAGAGAGGGTATATTCTGGAGGTGA
- the LOC100283774 gene encoding vacuolar sorting protein 4b isoform 2 (isoform 2 is encoded by transcript variant 2), with translation MYSNFKEQAIEYVKQAVQEDNAGNYVKAFPLYMNALEYFKTHLKYEKNPKIKEAITAKFTEYLRRAEEIRAVLDEGGAGPGANGGDAAVATRPKTKGKDGDGGNGGDDSEQSKLRAGLNSAIITEKPNIKWNDVAGLESAKQALQEAVILPVKFPQFFTGKRRPWRAFLLYGPPGTGKSYLAKAVATEADSTFFSISSSDLVSKWMGESEKLVANLFQMARENAPSIIFIDEIDSLCGQRGEGNESEASRRIKTELLVQMQGVGHNDDKVLVLAATNTPYALDQAVRRRFDKRIYIPLPDLKARQHMFKVHLGDTPHSLTESDFESLARRTDGFSGSDVAVCVKDVLFEPVRKTQDAMFFFKADGDMWMPCGPKQPGAVQTTMQELASKGLAAKVSCFERRFFRPLFRGRTSRRSCRGRGRRLARRTWRCTRGSRRSSARRADRRAHPPMHGRLHHTNVYCIL, from the exons ATGTATAGCAACTTCAAGGAGCAGGCGATCGAGTACGTCAAGCAGGCGGTCCAGGAGGACAATGCCGGCAACTACGTCAAGGCGTTCCCTCTCTACATGAACGCGCTCGAGTACTTCAAAACCCACCTCAAGTACGAGAAGAACCCCAAGATCAAGGAGGCCATCACCGCCAAGTTCACCGAGTACCTCCGCCGCGCCGAGGAGATCCGGGCGGTCCTCGATGAGGGCGGCGCAGGGCCTGGGGCCAACGGTGGCGACGCAGCTGTCGCCACGCGCCCCAAGACCAAGGGCAAGGACGGGGACGGAGGCAACGGAGGGGATGACTCCGAGCAGtccaagctgagggcggggctcaACTCCGCCATCATCACCGAGAAGCCCAACATTAAGTGGAACGACGTTGCCGGCCTCGAGAGCGCCAAGCAGGCACTGCAGGAGGCCGTTATATTGCCCGTCAAGTTCCCGCAGTTCTTCACGG GCAAGCGGAGGCCTTGGAGGGCGTTTCTTTTGTATGGCCCCCCAGGAACAGGAAAGTCTTATTTGGCAAAAGCTGTTGCAACCGAGGCTGATTCAACGTTTTTCAG TATATCTTCTTCAGATCTGGTTTCAAAGTGGATGGGTGAAAGTGAGAAATTAGTTGCAAATCTGTTCCAAATGGCTCGGGAAAATGCCCCTTCCATTATCTTCATTGATGAAATTGATTCTTTATGCGGTCAACGTGGAGAAGGCAATGAAAGTGAAGCATCTAGGAGAATTAAGACTGAACTTCTTGTGCAAATGCAG GGTGTTGGTCACAATGATGATAAAGTTCTTGTTCTTGCTGCCACGAATACGCCATATGCTCTGGACCAG GCTGTGCGGCGAAGATTTGACAAGCGTATCTACATTCCGCTACCTGACTTGAAAGCAAGGCAACACATGTTTAAG GTCCATCTCGGGGATACACCACACAGTTTAACTGAAAGTGATTTCGAGAGCTTGGCCCGTCGGACAGACGGGTTTTCTGGTTCTGACGTTGCTGTCTGT GTTAAGGACGTGTTATTTGAACCCGTGCGCAAAACGCAGGACGCCATGTTCTTCTTCAAGGCGGACGGTGACATGTGGATGCCATGTGGACCGAAGCAACCGGGCGCCGTGCAGACCACCATGCAGGAGCTTGCATCCAAAGGCCTCGCTGCGAAG GTGTCCTGTTTTGAACGTAGATTCTTCCGCCCCCTATTTCGAGGGCGGACTTCGAGAAGGTCCTGTCGAGGCAGAGGCCGACGGTTAGCAAGAAGGACCTGGAGGTGCACGAGAGGTTCACGAAGGAGTTCGGCGAGGAGGGCTGACAGACGCGCGCACCCACCCATGCACGGGCGGCTGCACCACACAAATGTATATTGCATCTTATGA
- the LOC100383285 gene encoding protein root UVB sensitive 5 isoform X1 — translation MLSTPAAGWRFRRGGLPWRLHTCSCLASPLSSSGGEPEKARPLLAERYRDGVVKRYISDGSSKLQLRLEKHESPVNGVEDENADSLIPQAILDFVLPAGFPGSVSADYLDYMLLQFPTNVTGWICHVLVTSSLLKAVGVGSFTGTSAAASAAAIRWVSKDGIGAFGRLLIGGRFGALFDDDPKKWRMYADFIGSAGSIFELSTTLYPGYFLPLASLGNLAKAIARGFKDPSFRVIQNHFAESGNLGEVAAKEEVWEVGAQLLGLSIGVLIMDKTGVKSSYLTLVLTWLSVRLLHLWLRYQSISVLKFRTINLKRGRILVKSHVAQHTVPGYVACNEEENILTWERYLRPQVSFGVPMERMLGGDKSSDMNLVRTHVREEISETVTNMPFLSKM, via the exons ATGCTCTCCACACCCGCCGCAGGCTGGCGCTTCCGCCGGGGAGGTCTGCCCTGGAGGCTTCATACGTGCTCCTGCCTGGCGTCGCCGCTGTCTTCCAGCGGCGGCGAGCCTGA AAAGGCGAGGCCTTTGCTCGCGGAGAGGTACCGGGACGGTGTCGTCAAGAG ATATATTTCGGATGGCAGTTCTAAGCTGCAACTTCGTTTGGAGAAGCATGAATCTCCAGTGAACGGTGTGGAAGATGAGAATGCAGATTCTTTGATCCCACAGGCTATTTTGGACTTTGTGCTTCCAGCTGGGTTTCCAG GGTCTGTTTCAGCGGACTACCTGGACTACATGTTGTTGCAGTTCCCAACAAATGTGACAGGTTGGATCTGTCATGTATTGGTTACATCAAGTCTTTTGAAG GCTGTAGGTGTTGGGTCCTTTACAGGAACTTCTGCAGCTGCATCTGCTGCTGCTATCAG ATGGGTATCAAAGGATGGCATTGGGGCCTTTGGACGTCTTCTCATTG GTGGACGCTTTGGAGCACTTTTCGATGATGACCCAAAGAAGTGGAGGATGTATGCAGATTTCATTGGAAGTGCtggaag CATATTTGAGCTTAGCACTACATTATATCCAGGTTACTTTCTCCCACTTGCATCATTAGGGAACCTTGCAAAG GCCATAGCAAGAGGATTTAAAGATCCTTCATTTCGCGTTATCCAAAATCACTTTGCAGAATCTGGAAATCTTGGAGAGGTTGCTGCAAAG GAGGAAGTATGGGAAGTAGGAGCTCAGCTTTTAGGCCTTTCAATCGGTGTACTCATTATG GATAAGACAGGTGTAAAGTCATCATACTTAACTCTTGTTTTAACTTGGCTGAGTGTTCGTCTTCTACATCTTTGGTTGCGCTATCAGTCCATATCAGTTCTCAAGTTCCGCACA ATAAACCTAAAACGTGGCCGGATTCTTGTGAAATCACATGTTGCACAACATACTGTTCCTG GTTATGTTGCTTGCAATGAGGAAGAAAACATTTTAACATGGGAAAGATACTTGCGTCCACAAGTTTCTTTCGGTGTGCCCATGGAAAGAATGCTTGGTGGTGACAAATCCAGTGACATG
- the LOC100283774 gene encoding vacuolar sorting protein 4b isoform 1 (isoform 1 is encoded by transcript variant 1) → MYSNFKEQAIEYVKQAVQEDNAGNYVKAFPLYMNALEYFKTHLKYEKNPKIKEAITAKFTEYLRRAEEIRAVLDEGGAGPGANGGDAAVATRPKTKGKDGDGGNGGDDSEQSKLRAGLNSAIITEKPNIKWNDVAGLESAKQALQEAVILPVKFPQFFTGKRRPWRAFLLYGPPGTGKSYLAKAVATEADSTFFSISSSDLVSKWMGESEKLVANLFQMARENAPSIIFIDEIDSLCGQRGEGNESEASRRIKTELLVQMQGVGHNDDKVLVLAATNTPYALDQAVRRRFDKRIYIPLPDLKARQHMFKVHLGDTPHSLTESDFESLARRTDGFSGSDVAVCVKDVLFEPVRKTQDAMFFFKADGDMWMPCGPKQPGAVQTTMQELASKGLAAKILPPPISRADFEKVLSRQRPTVSKKDLEVHERFTKEFGEEG, encoded by the exons ATGTATAGCAACTTCAAGGAGCAGGCGATCGAGTACGTCAAGCAGGCGGTCCAGGAGGACAATGCCGGCAACTACGTCAAGGCGTTCCCTCTCTACATGAACGCGCTCGAGTACTTCAAAACCCACCTCAAGTACGAGAAGAACCCCAAGATCAAGGAGGCCATCACCGCCAAGTTCACCGAGTACCTCCGCCGCGCCGAGGAGATCCGGGCGGTCCTCGATGAGGGCGGCGCAGGGCCTGGGGCCAACGGTGGCGACGCAGCTGTCGCCACGCGCCCCAAGACCAAGGGCAAGGACGGGGACGGAGGCAACGGAGGGGATGACTCCGAGCAGtccaagctgagggcggggctcaACTCCGCCATCATCACCGAGAAGCCCAACATTAAGTGGAACGACGTTGCCGGCCTCGAGAGCGCCAAGCAGGCACTGCAGGAGGCCGTTATATTGCCCGTCAAGTTCCCGCAGTTCTTCACGG GCAAGCGGAGGCCTTGGAGGGCGTTTCTTTTGTATGGCCCCCCAGGAACAGGAAAGTCTTATTTGGCAAAAGCTGTTGCAACCGAGGCTGATTCAACGTTTTTCAG TATATCTTCTTCAGATCTGGTTTCAAAGTGGATGGGTGAAAGTGAGAAATTAGTTGCAAATCTGTTCCAAATGGCTCGGGAAAATGCCCCTTCCATTATCTTCATTGATGAAATTGATTCTTTATGCGGTCAACGTGGAGAAGGCAATGAAAGTGAAGCATCTAGGAGAATTAAGACTGAACTTCTTGTGCAAATGCAG GGTGTTGGTCACAATGATGATAAAGTTCTTGTTCTTGCTGCCACGAATACGCCATATGCTCTGGACCAG GCTGTGCGGCGAAGATTTGACAAGCGTATCTACATTCCGCTACCTGACTTGAAAGCAAGGCAACACATGTTTAAG GTCCATCTCGGGGATACACCACACAGTTTAACTGAAAGTGATTTCGAGAGCTTGGCCCGTCGGACAGACGGGTTTTCTGGTTCTGACGTTGCTGTCTGT GTTAAGGACGTGTTATTTGAACCCGTGCGCAAAACGCAGGACGCCATGTTCTTCTTCAAGGCGGACGGTGACATGTGGATGCCATGTGGACCGAAGCAACCGGGCGCCGTGCAGACCACCATGCAGGAGCTTGCATCCAAAGGCCTCGCTGCGAAG ATTCTTCCGCCCCCTATTTCGAGGGCGGACTTCGAGAAGGTCCTGTCGAGGCAGAGGCCGACGGTTAGCAAGAAGGACCTGGAGGTGCACGAGAGGTTCACGAAGGAGTTCGGCGAGGAGGGCTGA